The Elaeis guineensis isolate ETL-2024a chromosome 5, EG11, whole genome shotgun sequence DNA segment tcttttcttttcttttttgtataATTTTGAGGGGATAGAGAAAATAGAGGGTTAATATGGTAACTAAGCCATACATTATGATTTATGGGAGGAAATAAGCTTATCCCACCCCTCTCCATGGAATTGGATTATGATGCAAGTGGAAGGGATGTTGCTTCAAGCGCCATAAAGATGGAATAACCCTGTTCTGTCAGCCCAAAAGGCTATTTGGCAGGATAAGGGAGGGAATAAGGGGTTATCCCCCACTTATGCCACACCCCAAAACAGAGCCTCAAATACAATACCATCAAGTTATGGCATTCTCTCATGATAACTGATAAGCATAACATTTAATTCAATATAAAGATATATTCTTTTTGGCTAGCTGGAATTATCAAAGTTTTGTCTTAATGGATCATGGTTGTTACAGGAGCTTCCAGAAAGCCAAAGGGCTGATGCAGTGAGTAGCATGGCATATGAAGCAAATGCTCGTATCAGAGACCCAGTGTATGGGTGCGCAGGGATTATTTGCCAGCTCCAGAAACAAGTGAGTGAACTGCAAGCCCAGCTAGCCCGGGAGCAGGCTGACCTCCTCACTATGAAGACCCAGCATGCAAACTTGGTTGCGGTCATCTACATGGAGATGGCTCAGTCTCCGCAGTTAGTGAGAGACAATTTCAACACAAATAATCTTAACTTACTTCAGACTGATGCCTTCATGCAAGATGATTATTGCCAAGGTTCGATTTGGGAGGAACCCCTGTGGACCTGAGTAAATTCTGAAAAAGAAAGAGCTCTTCTGTCCACTAGATGAATAAATGGACATGTGTATGAAAAAAGTGAATAAGATGTCATCTTGGATTTGGAATTTTGTACTTGAGATGGATCGGTAGCAGAAGAGATGGGAGAGGGATCGATGTTTTTCACCAAGGAAATAACACTAATTTGTTCTTGTTTGACTGCAGGAAATGTTCATGATTTCTCTATGCACGACTGTGAAGTTTGATGTGGATATCTCTTGTGGAATTGTTTGGAACTGTTTATGGTCCAATATGGTGAGGATACGTGGTCACGTACAAGGTCGTTCCTTGAATTAAAATGCTTGTGGTCCAATGTGGTGGGTTCCTTGTCAAACAATCTATATGACATAATGGCACAAAAGTTAATTTTTCCTTAAGATGCAGACTAGTGAGTCAATTAGAAGGTTCTGTACCTAAAAATGGTGAGCTGCAATGTAAAGCATGTGACCTAGAAGAAAGCAAATGAGTTGTGTGCATGTGCTCCCACTATAATTGAATATAAAATCACCTCTTAAAATCTAAAAGCTAATGATGTGATGTTAGACCATTATCCCTTTATCCTCGAGTATTTTGCTCAATAGCCCGGAGTACTAAGTGTCTCTTTGCTGATCATTGAATTAACGTGATTAGGGTTTATTGTGCCAATCCTTATGATCATTAGTAGGGCGCTTGTTAGGCGTACCCGAACTGTTTCTTATAGGAGAGAGTGGTCCCACAAAGATTATTTAGTATGAACATGAGCCCAACAATCAAATGTCATCTATTCCacattttttgaatatatattattGTAAAAAATTTCCGACCACGTACGGATATGGCTGTAATAAATTGGAGACCATCGGAATGATGTTTCTGCAAAATAAATCCTGACGGAAATTGACTCCGACGAAAATCGTCCGATGATCAAGTCAAAAATCTGGTGCAACAGATGAGAAGGAGAGGAAATCACAAGAGGGCATTAGTGAGCACACGTGTGTACCTGAGGTCTTCTTTTTATCTCTACTTATAGGGGGATTGTTGATGTGATAGACTG contains these protein-coding regions:
- the LOC105045812 gene encoding LOB domain-containing protein 1, with the protein product MEASEATTTTTTFHCPPSSSPSSSPASSPHVASPPVVLSPCAACKILRRRCSEKCMFAPYFPPNEPLKFATSHRVFGASNIIKLLQELPESQRADAVSSMAYEANARIRDPVYGCAGIICQLQKQVSELQAQLAREQADLLTMKTQHANLVAVIYMEMAQSPQLVRDNFNTNNLNLLQTDAFMQDDYCQGSIWEEPLWT